One segment of Nocardioides sp. QY071 DNA contains the following:
- a CDS encoding thiamine phosphate synthase has protein sequence MSRRVVVLTDRTLVPEGRSLRDVIAAAADGGLATVLLREVDLPDDERAKIADHARTCGLEVIAAHRAVPGCSGVHLPAAAPVPGVATRWGRSCHTRADLATAAADGAWWATLSPYATTASKPGHGPPLPASAFTDPPLPVLALGGITPDNAAGALEAGAWGVAVMGAVMRAADPAAVVAALLAAVS, from the coding sequence ATGAGCCGCCGGGTCGTCGTGCTGACCGACCGCACGCTCGTCCCCGAGGGGCGTTCGCTGCGCGACGTGATCGCCGCGGCCGCCGACGGCGGGCTGGCCACGGTGTTGCTGCGCGAGGTCGACCTGCCCGACGACGAGCGCGCCAAGATCGCCGACCACGCCCGGACCTGCGGGCTCGAGGTGATCGCCGCCCACCGTGCGGTGCCGGGCTGCAGCGGTGTCCACCTGCCCGCCGCCGCGCCCGTCCCCGGCGTCGCCACCCGGTGGGGCCGCTCCTGCCACACCCGCGCCGACCTCGCCACGGCCGCGGCCGACGGGGCGTGGTGGGCCACCCTGTCGCCGTACGCGACGACGGCGAGCAAGCCCGGCCACGGACCGCCGCTCCCGGCGTCCGCCTTCACCGACCCGCCCCTGCCGGTGCTGGCGCTCGGCGGGATCACGCCGGACAACGCCGCGGGGGCGCTCGAGGCGGGCGCGTGGGGTGTCGCCGTGATGGGCGCCGTGATGCGCGCAGCCGACCCCGCCGCGGTCGTCGCGGCGCTGCTGGCGGCGGTCTCGTGA
- a CDS encoding hydroxymethylpyrimidine/phosphomethylpyrimidine kinase, whose translation MNPPVVVTIAGTDSSGGAGIAADLATFAALGVHGACVVTAVTAQDTTGVRAIHPVPYDVVAAQLDAVLDDLPVAAVKTGMLATPEVVRLVAERCADRLLVVDPVLVATSGAVLATDDVRQAYREALLPVATVATPNAEEALALGLTDGPGVVVTRGGDLPTTNDHGTGCTHSAALAAHLAHGADIPAAAARADAYVARQLHLGQDWTLGRGRGPVAHIQGDPA comes from the coding sequence GTGAACCCGCCCGTCGTCGTCACCATCGCCGGAACCGACTCCAGCGGCGGAGCGGGCATCGCCGCCGACCTCGCGACCTTCGCCGCGCTCGGGGTGCACGGCGCGTGCGTCGTCACCGCGGTCACCGCCCAGGACACCACCGGTGTGCGGGCGATCCACCCGGTCCCGTACGACGTCGTGGCCGCCCAGCTCGACGCGGTGCTCGACGACCTGCCCGTCGCGGCCGTCAAGACCGGCATGCTGGCCACCCCGGAGGTGGTCCGGCTGGTCGCCGAGCGGTGCGCGGACCGGCTCCTGGTGGTCGACCCCGTGCTGGTCGCGACCTCCGGAGCCGTCCTCGCCACCGACGACGTGCGGCAGGCCTACCGCGAGGCGCTGCTGCCGGTCGCCACCGTCGCCACCCCCAACGCCGAGGAGGCTTTGGCGCTCGGCCTGACCGACGGCCCGGGTGTCGTCGTCACCCGCGGCGGCGACCTCCCGACCACCAACGACCACGGCACCGGCTGCACCCACTCCGCGGCCCTCGCCGCCCACCTCGCCCACGGCGCCGACATCCCCGCCGCCGCCGCCCGCGCCGACGCCTATGTCGCCCGCCAGCTCCACCTCGGCCAGGACTGGACCCTCGGCCGCGGCCGGGGGCCCGTCGCCCACATCCAAGGAGATCCCGCATGA
- the thiC gene encoding phosphomethylpyrimidine synthase ThiC, with amino-acid sequence MTVHPAHTRIEIGDLAVPFTRVALTNGESFDRYCTSGPGSEPEAGLPPLRSAWIEGRGDVTSYDGRETQLLDNGRSAVRRGAAQDPWRGERRRPLRGQNVTQMAYARAGIVTEEMRYVAVREGCDVELVRSEVAAGRAIIPANVNHPESEPMIIGRRFLVKVNANIGNSAVTSSIAEEVDKLTHAITWGADTVMDLSTGEDIHTTREWIIRNSPVPIGTVPIYQALEKVNGEADKLSWEVFRDTVIEQCEQGVDYMTIHAGVLLRYVPLTAQRVTGIVSRGGSIMAGWCLAHHEENFLYTHFDELCEIFRQYDVSFSLGDGLRPGATADANDEAQLSELRTLAELTSRAWEHDVQVMVEGPGHVPLNLVEENVRLQQEWCHGAPFYTLGPLATDIAPGYDHITSAIGAATIAMHGTAMLCYVTPKEHLGLPNRDDVKTGVLTYKLAAHSADVAKGHPGARDWDDALSKARFEFRWHDQFALSLDPVTAESFHDETLPAENAKTAHFCSMCGPKFCSMRISQDVRERFGSDLSAEDAALGMKEKSAEFLELGASVYVEPSAG; translated from the coding sequence ATGACCGTCCACCCCGCCCACACCCGCATCGAGATCGGCGACCTGGCCGTTCCCTTCACCCGGGTCGCACTGACCAACGGTGAGAGCTTCGACCGCTACTGCACCTCCGGCCCCGGATCCGAGCCCGAGGCCGGCCTGCCGCCGCTGCGGTCCGCATGGATCGAGGGCCGCGGCGACGTGACGTCGTACGACGGCCGCGAGACGCAGCTGCTCGACAACGGCCGTTCGGCGGTACGCCGCGGTGCGGCCCAGGACCCGTGGCGCGGCGAGCGGCGCCGCCCCCTGCGGGGGCAGAACGTCACCCAGATGGCCTACGCCCGCGCGGGGATCGTGACCGAGGAGATGCGGTACGTCGCCGTGCGCGAGGGCTGCGACGTCGAGCTGGTGCGCAGCGAGGTCGCCGCCGGCCGGGCGATCATCCCGGCCAACGTGAACCACCCCGAGTCCGAGCCGATGATCATCGGCCGCCGGTTCCTGGTGAAGGTCAACGCCAACATCGGCAACTCCGCCGTCACCTCCTCGATCGCCGAGGAGGTCGACAAGCTCACCCACGCGATCACCTGGGGCGCCGACACGGTGATGGACCTCAGCACCGGTGAGGACATCCACACCACCCGCGAGTGGATCATCCGCAACTCGCCGGTGCCGATCGGCACCGTCCCGATCTACCAGGCGCTGGAGAAGGTCAACGGCGAGGCCGACAAGCTCTCGTGGGAGGTCTTCCGCGACACCGTCATCGAGCAGTGCGAGCAGGGCGTCGACTACATGACCATCCACGCCGGCGTGCTGCTCCGGTACGTGCCGCTCACCGCGCAGCGCGTGACGGGGATCGTCAGTCGTGGTGGGTCGATCATGGCCGGCTGGTGCCTGGCACACCACGAGGAGAACTTCCTCTACACGCACTTCGACGAGCTGTGCGAGATCTTCCGCCAGTACGACGTCTCGTTCTCGCTCGGCGACGGCCTGCGCCCGGGCGCCACCGCCGACGCCAACGACGAGGCCCAGCTCTCCGAGCTGCGCACCCTCGCCGAGCTCACCTCGCGCGCCTGGGAGCACGACGTGCAGGTGATGGTCGAGGGCCCCGGCCACGTGCCGCTCAACCTGGTCGAGGAGAACGTCCGGCTGCAGCAGGAGTGGTGCCACGGCGCGCCGTTCTACACGCTGGGGCCGCTGGCGACCGACATCGCGCCCGGCTACGACCACATCACCTCGGCCATCGGTGCGGCCACGATCGCGATGCACGGCACCGCGATGCTCTGCTACGTCACGCCCAAGGAGCACCTCGGCCTCCCGAACCGGGACGACGTGAAGACCGGTGTGCTCACCTACAAGCTCGCGGCCCACTCCGCCGATGTCGCCAAGGGCCACCCCGGCGCCCGCGACTGGGACGACGCGCTGTCGAAGGCACGCTTCGAGTTCCGCTGGCACGACCAGTTCGCGCTGTCCCTCGACCCGGTCACCGCCGAGTCCTTCCACGACGAGACGCTGCCCGCCGAGAATGCCAAGACCGCGCACTTCTGCTCGATGTGCGGGCCGAAGTTCTGCTCGATGCGGATCAGCCAGGACGTGCGGGAGCGGTTCGGGTCGGACCTGTCGGCCGAGGACGCGGCCCTGGGGATGAAGGAGAAGTCCGCGGAGTTCCTGGAGCTCGGCGCGTCGGTGTACGTCGAGCCGTCGGCCGGGTGA
- a CDS encoding HNH endonuclease signature motif containing protein: MDLGTQPRSTAPVLSRLSAGIRARNNLLVEEWTAIVEWASDHVVTGPERAATITEGYLDTGVPIAGAGAPLVSEFALMELVAVLGRSPDGGKAYVGRVIECAWRLPTVYAAVTSGRLAPWRAERIADLTHGLCAEAAGFVDRQLFNASGVGWAQLERLVAEAVLRFDPDRAEAERQKAAADHRHFDLSEVDEHGLVHLDGLLDAADGHDLDQAVARRAEVLGRLGDDSTLDVRRSKAAAELARDDLALDLLLPDPDTGEVVATVPGRKVVLNVHVTDTTLTGHNPVGRWDEGRCPITAAQIREWLRSKGTTIIVRPVIDLADHVPVTAYEIPDRHKARVMLRDHTCRFPHCTRPASRCDLDHAKPYGQGGPTCPCNEVPLCRRHHRAKTHSTWCYETPMPATYVWTSPNGFRFRVDHRGTHPLHDTSDTSDPSPPDE, translated from the coding sequence ATGGATCTCGGAACCCAGCCCCGCTCGACAGCACCTGTGCTGTCGCGGCTGAGCGCCGGCATCCGGGCCCGCAACAACCTCCTGGTCGAGGAATGGACCGCGATCGTGGAATGGGCGAGCGACCACGTCGTGACCGGTCCTGAGAGGGCCGCGACGATCACCGAGGGCTACCTCGACACCGGTGTCCCGATCGCAGGTGCGGGTGCACCCCTGGTCAGCGAGTTCGCGTTGATGGAGCTGGTCGCGGTCCTCGGCAGGTCCCCTGACGGCGGCAAGGCGTATGTCGGGCGGGTGATCGAGTGCGCGTGGCGGCTCCCCACCGTCTACGCCGCCGTCACCTCCGGTCGGTTGGCGCCGTGGCGGGCGGAGCGGATCGCCGACCTCACCCACGGCTTGTGTGCTGAGGCGGCTGGGTTCGTGGACCGGCAGCTGTTCAACGCCTCCGGGGTCGGCTGGGCGCAACTGGAGAGGCTCGTGGCGGAGGCGGTGCTTCGGTTCGACCCCGACCGTGCCGAGGCCGAGCGTCAGAAGGCCGCCGCCGACCATCGGCATTTCGACCTGAGCGAGGTCGACGAGCACGGGCTGGTCCACCTCGACGGGCTGCTGGACGCCGCGGATGGTCACGACCTCGACCAAGCGGTCGCCCGTCGGGCCGAGGTCCTGGGTCGGCTCGGTGACGACTCGACGCTCGACGTGCGCCGGTCCAAGGCCGCTGCCGAGCTCGCCCGCGACGACCTGGCCCTGGACCTGTTGCTCCCCGACCCGGACACCGGCGAGGTCGTCGCGACCGTCCCGGGCCGCAAGGTCGTGCTCAACGTGCACGTCACTGACACCACCCTGACCGGGCACAACCCTGTCGGCCGGTGGGACGAGGGACGTTGTCCGATCACCGCCGCGCAGATCCGGGAGTGGCTGCGGTCGAAGGGCACCACGATCATCGTGCGGCCGGTGATCGACCTGGCCGACCACGTGCCTGTGACGGCGTACGAGATCCCCGACCGCCACAAGGCCCGCGTCATGCTGCGGGACCACACCTGCCGGTTCCCGCACTGCACCCGACCTGCGTCCAGGTGCGACCTCGACCACGCCAAGCCCTACGGCCAGGGTGGTCCGACCTGCCCCTGCAACGAGGTCCCGCTGTGTCGGCGCCATCACCGCGCCAAGACCCACTCGACGTGGTGTTACGAGACCCCGATGCCGGCGACCTATGTGTGGACCAGCCCCAACGGGTTCCGGTTCCGCGTCGACCACCGCGGCACCCACCCCCTCCACGACACCAGCGACACCAGCGACCCCAGCCCGCCCGACGAGTAA
- a CDS encoding YdeI/OmpD-associated family protein, whose product MARDTTPGRLGGSAERPARFFADAAEFGAWLAAHHDTETELWMGLYKKHVPDRGLTWAEAVPEALCWGWIDSVAQRIDEDATRQRWTPRKKTSNWSKVNIDLVERLRAEGRMQPPGLAIWEARRRDVAPYTHEAGPGLALPPAYAAQLAADPAATAFWDAATNTYRRICMNWVTTAKQEATRDRRMAQLVEDSAAGRMIPSQRYGEIPKWVELAAAAAAAAR is encoded by the coding sequence ATGGCACGCGACACCACCCCCGGCCGGCTGGGCGGCAGCGCCGAGCGCCCGGCCCGCTTCTTCGCCGACGCCGCCGAGTTCGGCGCGTGGCTGGCCGCTCACCACGACACCGAGACCGAGCTGTGGATGGGCCTCTACAAGAAGCACGTCCCCGACCGCGGCCTGACCTGGGCGGAGGCGGTGCCGGAGGCGCTGTGCTGGGGCTGGATCGACTCGGTCGCCCAGCGCATCGACGAGGACGCGACCCGCCAGCGCTGGACCCCGCGGAAGAAGACCAGCAACTGGAGCAAGGTCAACATCGACCTCGTCGAGCGACTGCGCGCCGAGGGCCGGATGCAGCCGCCGGGGCTGGCGATCTGGGAGGCGCGGAGGCGCGACGTCGCCCCCTACACCCACGAGGCCGGCCCGGGGCTCGCGCTGCCGCCGGCGTACGCCGCCCAGCTCGCCGCGGACCCGGCCGCCACCGCCTTCTGGGACGCCGCCACCAACACCTACCGCCGGATCTGCATGAACTGGGTGACCACCGCCAAGCAGGAGGCGACCCGCGACCGGCGGATGGCCCAGCTCGTGGAGGACTCGGCGGCGGGACGGATGATCCCGAGCCAGCGCTACGGCGAGATCCCGAAGTGGGTGGAGCTGGCTGCCGCCGCGGCGGCAGCCGCGCGCTGA
- a CDS encoding asparaginase: MTLPTVAIGALGGTIASTSDDGTEVVPTLSATALAAAVPGLEETATVRAETLASLPSPSLDEPTVLRTLAWAQAAVDAGARGVVITQGTDTLEESAYLLDLFWDRPEPLVVTGAMRSPQAAGADGPANMLSAVRGALASGSRERGVLVAFDDELHQARWVAKTDSMSTSAFRSAGFGPIGRCVEGEVVYGVPPGRLPALRLSPGQEAGDPRVPLVATYLGDDGYVLDAIRAEDVDGVVVAGFGAGHVSARTAEAVGRLARQVPVVFASRTGSGPTGRAMYGYPGSEIDLLARGAVGAGWLSPVKARLLLWALALRGPVARAEVAQEFEVRGRP; this comes from the coding sequence ATGACCCTTCCCACCGTGGCGATCGGCGCGCTCGGCGGCACGATCGCGTCCACGTCCGACGACGGCACCGAGGTGGTGCCGACGTTGTCCGCGACAGCGCTGGCGGCGGCCGTGCCCGGGCTCGAGGAGACCGCGACGGTGCGGGCCGAGACGCTCGCCTCGCTGCCGAGCCCGTCGCTCGACGAGCCGACCGTCCTGCGCACCCTGGCGTGGGCGCAGGCCGCGGTCGACGCCGGTGCCCGGGGCGTGGTCATCACCCAGGGCACCGACACACTGGAGGAGTCGGCTTACCTCCTCGACCTGTTCTGGGACCGCCCCGAGCCGCTCGTGGTCACCGGCGCGATGCGCTCGCCCCAGGCCGCCGGTGCCGACGGTCCTGCCAACATGCTCAGCGCGGTCCGCGGCGCCCTCGCGTCGGGCTCGCGCGAGCGAGGCGTCCTCGTCGCGTTCGACGACGAGCTGCACCAGGCCCGCTGGGTCGCCAAGACCGACTCGATGTCGACCAGCGCCTTCCGCTCGGCGGGGTTCGGTCCGATCGGGCGCTGCGTCGAGGGCGAGGTCGTGTACGGCGTCCCGCCGGGCCGGTTGCCCGCGCTGCGGCTCTCGCCGGGGCAGGAGGCGGGCGACCCGCGGGTGCCGCTCGTGGCGACCTACCTCGGCGACGACGGGTACGTCCTCGACGCGATCCGGGCCGAGGACGTCGACGGCGTCGTCGTCGCCGGCTTCGGTGCCGGGCACGTGTCGGCCCGGACGGCCGAGGCGGTGGGCCGCCTGGCCCGCCAGGTCCCGGTCGTCTTCGCCTCGCGCACGGGCTCGGGCCCCACCGGGCGGGCGATGTACGGCTACCCGGGTTCCGAGATCGACCTGCTCGCCCGTGGTGCGGTCGGCGCCGGCTGGCTCTCGCCGGTCAAGGCGCGGCTGCTGCTGTGGGCGCTTGCACTGAGGGGGCCCGTGGCGCGGGCGGAGGTCGCGCAGGAGTTCGAGGTGCGCGGCCGGCCCTGA
- a CDS encoding 2,3-butanediol dehydrogenase, with the protein MKAARFHGRGDIRIDEVPEPVVRPGTVKVEVEWCGICGTDLHEYLEGPIFAPPADAPHPLTGETVPITLGHEFAGVVAELGEGVTDLRVGDRVVVEPYIVCGRCDACTQGRYNVCQSLGFVGLSGMGGGFSQYVVAERRWIHPLGDLGTDVGALVEPLAVAYHAVRLAGTRPDHTAVVFGAGPIGLVTTAALRAVGVEDVIVVEPADVRKEKATVAGAGHVLDPRSTDVTAEIMELTKGRGADITFECAGVDAVLRTAIESTRVGGTCVNVAIWGHEASVAMNDLVFREVNVLGSLAYADDHRPTIDLIARGLVDPHQFITGRIGLDDLVVGGFEELIKNKESNVKILVQPR; encoded by the coding sequence ATGAAGGCAGCACGCTTCCACGGCCGGGGGGACATCCGGATCGACGAGGTCCCCGAGCCTGTGGTCCGCCCCGGCACCGTCAAGGTCGAGGTCGAGTGGTGCGGGATCTGCGGCACCGACCTCCACGAGTACCTCGAGGGCCCGATCTTCGCGCCGCCCGCCGACGCACCGCACCCGTTGACCGGTGAGACGGTCCCGATCACGCTGGGGCACGAGTTCGCCGGCGTCGTGGCCGAGCTCGGAGAGGGCGTCACGGACCTACGTGTGGGCGACCGGGTCGTCGTCGAGCCCTACATCGTCTGCGGCAGGTGTGACGCCTGCACGCAGGGACGCTACAACGTGTGCCAGAGCCTGGGCTTCGTCGGACTGTCAGGGATGGGTGGTGGGTTCTCGCAGTACGTCGTGGCGGAGCGCCGCTGGATCCACCCCCTCGGGGACCTCGGCACCGACGTGGGTGCCCTCGTGGAGCCGCTCGCCGTGGCCTACCACGCCGTACGCCTCGCCGGAACGCGGCCCGACCACACGGCCGTCGTCTTCGGTGCGGGCCCGATCGGCCTGGTGACCACGGCTGCTCTGCGCGCGGTCGGGGTCGAGGACGTGATCGTGGTCGAGCCGGCCGACGTGCGCAAGGAGAAGGCGACGGTCGCGGGCGCGGGACACGTCCTCGACCCACGCTCGACCGACGTGACGGCGGAGATCATGGAGCTGACGAAGGGGAGGGGCGCGGACATCACCTTCGAGTGCGCAGGCGTCGACGCCGTGCTGAGGACGGCGATCGAGTCCACCCGGGTCGGCGGCACCTGCGTCAACGTGGCGATCTGGGGACACGAGGCCTCGGTGGCCATGAACGACCTGGTGTTCCGCGAGGTCAACGTGCTCGGCAGCCTCGCGTACGCCGACGACCACCGCCCGACGATCGACCTGATCGCCCGAGGCTTGGTCGATCCGCACCAGTTCATCACCGGCCGCATCGGTCTCGACGACCTCGTCGTGGGCGGCTTCGAGGAGCTGATCAAGAACAAGGAGTCGAACGTCAAGATCCTCGTCCAGCCGCGGTAG
- a CDS encoding DUF4032 domain-containing protein: MALHVVAARTDPALFRLPWSRPLADWDDWYVVPLPLGLSRHVVRVVQVNRQFLAVKETEEAIALREYDLLRDLQRLDQPAVVPRGVVTGRTGAGGEPLPAALLTEHLHYSLSYRTVFQHGLRAEQVPALVDALVVLLVRLHLAGFFWGDVSLSNALFRRSAGGFAAFLVDAETGELRSSVSDAMREQDLTVGVENIFAELMDLQASDDTDIEVDGFAIVAQLTERYHALWDELTAAEEFGADEWYRVEQRIARLNDLGFDVDELDVRTESDRVRIQPKVVEAGHHRRELRELTGLVAEDSQARKLLNDLAAFTAHGGYDDEDREVVARRWLANVYTPIVELLPPELRRTISAPEYFHEVMEHRWALSDAAGHEVDIHDSARDYVANVLPHRPPDTPTGLA, encoded by the coding sequence ATGGCGCTGCATGTCGTGGCCGCCCGGACCGACCCCGCCCTGTTCCGGCTGCCGTGGTCGCGGCCGCTCGCGGACTGGGACGACTGGTACGTCGTACCTCTCCCGCTCGGCCTGTCCCGGCACGTCGTCCGCGTGGTCCAGGTGAACCGCCAGTTCCTCGCCGTGAAGGAGACCGAGGAGGCGATCGCGCTGCGCGAGTACGACCTGCTGCGCGACCTGCAGCGGCTCGACCAGCCGGCCGTCGTACCGCGGGGGGTGGTGACCGGCCGGACGGGTGCCGGCGGCGAGCCGCTGCCGGCGGCGCTGCTCACCGAGCACCTTCACTACTCGCTCTCCTACCGCACGGTCTTCCAGCACGGCCTGCGCGCCGAGCAGGTCCCGGCCCTGGTCGACGCCCTCGTGGTGCTGCTCGTGCGGTTGCACCTGGCCGGCTTCTTCTGGGGCGACGTGTCGCTCTCGAACGCCCTCTTCCGCCGTTCTGCCGGGGGGTTCGCGGCCTTCCTCGTCGACGCGGAGACCGGCGAGCTGCGGTCGTCGGTGTCGGACGCGATGCGTGAGCAGGACCTGACCGTGGGGGTGGAGAACATCTTCGCCGAGCTGATGGACCTGCAGGCCAGCGACGACACCGACATCGAGGTCGACGGGTTCGCGATCGTCGCCCAGCTCACCGAGCGCTACCACGCCCTGTGGGACGAGCTCACCGCCGCCGAGGAGTTCGGCGCCGACGAGTGGTACCGCGTCGAGCAGCGGATCGCCCGGCTCAACGACCTCGGCTTCGACGTCGACGAGCTCGACGTCCGCACCGAGTCCGACCGGGTCCGGATCCAGCCGAAGGTCGTCGAGGCCGGCCACCACCGCCGCGAGCTGCGCGAGCTGACCGGCCTGGTCGCCGAGGACAGCCAGGCCCGCAAGCTGCTCAACGACCTGGCGGCGTTCACGGCGCACGGCGGGTACGACGACGAGGACCGCGAGGTCGTCGCCCGGCGGTGGCTGGCGAATGTCTACACCCCGATCGTCGAGCTGCTGCCGCCGGAGCTGCGGCGCACCATCTCCGCGCCGGAGTACTTCCACGAGGTGATGGAGCACCGCTGGGCGCTCTCGGACGCCGCCGGGCACGAGGTCGACATCCACGACTCCGCGCGGGACTACGTCGCGAACGTGCTGCCGCACCGGCCTCCGGACACCCCGACGGGGTTGGCCTGA
- a CDS encoding extracellular solute-binding protein → MRSTNGLPGRPSRRRRRATLAAVAALAAGSLTACGGSAKPVLNWYVNPDGVDTFQKYAKQCSTDKYDISVQLLPNGATDQRTQLARRLAAEDSSTDLMNLDPVFVAEFANAGWLQQVEGDLADSITSSVGGDGDYLSGAAETVTWDDKVFAIPLWANTQVLWYRKSLAQAAGLDMTQPVTWDQVIKAAADNGGTVGVQANKYEAYVVWINALVQGAGGDIVSDTEAGRDAKVDIDSDAGRKAAEVIKELADSKAAQPDLTVSNEGTSLGQMFPKDGAGEFMVNWTFVYKNYEGQVGSDLTDEQFADLGWARYPATVEGEASKPPVGGIDIGVGAYSEHPDFAMEAARCITSEQAQVDLALENGLMPSTNAAYDKVAASGDYPADLIELFRTSVDEGGPRPKSAFYAMISGAIQAKWHSPTSVEPGSTPKDSATYLEDVLEGKSLL, encoded by the coding sequence ATGAGATCGACCAACGGCCTGCCGGGACGACCGTCCCGGCGCCGCCGTCGCGCCACGCTCGCGGCCGTCGCGGCGCTCGCGGCCGGCAGCCTGACAGCGTGCGGGGGCTCCGCAAAGCCGGTCCTCAACTGGTACGTGAACCCCGACGGGGTGGACACCTTCCAGAAGTACGCGAAGCAGTGCAGCACCGACAAGTACGACATCTCGGTGCAGCTGCTCCCCAACGGGGCCACGGACCAGCGCACCCAGCTGGCCCGCCGGCTCGCCGCCGAGGACTCCTCCACCGACCTGATGAACCTCGACCCGGTCTTCGTGGCCGAGTTCGCCAACGCCGGCTGGCTGCAGCAGGTCGAGGGCGATCTCGCGGACTCGATCACCAGCAGCGTCGGCGGTGACGGCGACTACCTCTCCGGCGCGGCCGAGACGGTCACCTGGGACGACAAGGTCTTCGCGATCCCGTTGTGGGCCAACACCCAGGTGCTCTGGTACCGCAAGTCCCTCGCGCAGGCCGCGGGCCTCGACATGACCCAGCCGGTCACCTGGGACCAGGTGATCAAGGCGGCGGCCGACAACGGCGGCACGGTCGGGGTCCAGGCGAACAAGTACGAGGCGTACGTCGTGTGGATCAACGCGCTGGTCCAGGGCGCCGGCGGCGACATCGTCTCCGACACCGAGGCGGGACGCGACGCGAAGGTCGACATCGACTCCGACGCCGGGCGCAAGGCGGCCGAGGTGATCAAGGAGCTGGCCGACTCGAAGGCGGCACAACCGGACCTCACCGTGTCCAACGAGGGCACCAGCCTCGGGCAGATGTTCCCGAAGGACGGTGCCGGCGAGTTCATGGTCAACTGGACTTTCGTCTACAAGAACTACGAGGGCCAGGTCGGATCCGACCTCACCGACGAGCAGTTCGCCGACCTCGGCTGGGCACGCTACCCGGCGACGGTCGAGGGTGAGGCGTCGAAGCCGCCGGTCGGCGGGATCGACATCGGGGTCGGTGCCTACAGCGAGCATCCTGACTTCGCGATGGAGGCGGCGCGCTGCATCACCTCCGAACAGGCCCAGGTCGACCTCGCCCTCGAGAACGGCCTGATGCCCTCCACCAACGCGGCGTACGACAAGGTCGCGGCCAGCGGGGACTACCCGGCCGACCTGATCGAGCTCTTCCGGACCAGCGTCGACGAGGGCGGGCCGCGACCCAAGAGCGCGTTCTACGCGATGATCTCCGGCGCGATCCAGGCCAAGTGGCACTCGCCCACCTCGGTCGAACCCGGCAGCACGCCGAAGGACTCGGCGACGTACCTCGAGGACGTGCTGGAAGGGAAGTCGTTGCTGTGA
- a CDS encoding sugar ABC transporter permease: MTAPVKPVKGRPAVSDRARAETRLGQKLVAPAIVLMLLVTAFPMLRALYLSTFDYALTAPDERDFVGISNYLTALTDPLFWQTTGVTVLYMVVTVAVELVIGFAFAMVMHRVIFARGVIRTSILIPYGIITVVSGFAWQFAFSFQNGFVNGWLPFVGDDFNWFGQTGSAVVAIMVSEIWKTTPFMSLLLLAGLAQVSEDMIEAAKVDGATWTQRLTKVILPNMRAAIMVAVLFRALDAYRIFDNIFVMTAGAVKTESISFLTYRQTIEQFQLGMGSALSVLLFLSVLVVAFAIVKLFRVDLAQARQES, encoded by the coding sequence GTGACCGCACCCGTGAAGCCCGTGAAGGGCAGGCCCGCCGTCAGCGACCGCGCCCGCGCGGAGACGCGTCTCGGCCAGAAGCTGGTGGCGCCGGCGATCGTGCTGATGCTGCTCGTGACGGCCTTCCCGATGCTGCGAGCCCTCTACCTGTCGACCTTCGACTACGCCCTCACCGCGCCCGACGAGCGCGACTTCGTGGGGATCAGCAACTACCTGACCGCGTTGACCGACCCGCTGTTCTGGCAGACGACCGGGGTGACCGTGCTCTACATGGTCGTCACGGTGGCGGTCGAGCTGGTGATCGGCTTCGCGTTCGCGATGGTCATGCACCGGGTGATCTTCGCCCGGGGCGTGATCCGTACCTCGATCCTGATCCCCTACGGCATCATCACCGTGGTCTCGGGCTTCGCCTGGCAGTTCGCGTTCTCGTTCCAGAACGGCTTCGTCAACGGGTGGCTGCCGTTCGTCGGCGACGACTTCAACTGGTTCGGGCAGACCGGGTCGGCCGTGGTGGCGATCATGGTCTCGGAGATCTGGAAGACGACGCCGTTCATGTCGCTGCTGCTGCTCGCCGGCCTCGCCCAGGTCAGCGAGGACATGATCGAGGCGGCGAAGGTCGACGGCGCCACCTGGACCCAGCGGCTGACCAAGGTGATCCTGCCGAACATGCGGGCCGCGATCATGGTCGCGGTCCTGTTCCGGGCCCTCGACGCCTACCGGATCTTCGACAACATCTTCGTGATGACCGCGGGTGCGGTGAAGACGGAGTCGATCAGCTTCCTGACCTACCGCCAGACCATCGAGCAGTTCCAGCTCGGCATGGGCTCGGCACTGTCGGTGCTGCTCTTCCTGTCCGTGCTCGTGGTGGCGTTCGCGATCGTCAAACTCTTCCGCGTCGACCTGGCGCAGGCCCGGCAGGAGTCCTGA